Genomic window (bacterium):
GCCCGTGGCCGTCATCACCAACGGCACCCTGACCCCCGACCCGGCGGTGCGGGCGGATCTCGTCCGGGCCGACCTGCTCCTGCCCAGCCTGGACGCCGCGAGCCGGGCGGTCTTCGAGCGCGTCAACCGGCCGGCGCCGGGCCTCGATATAGAGGTCATCATCGCCGGGCTGGCGGCGCTCCGGGAGGAGTACGGCGGGGGAATCCACCTGGAAATCCTCCTGGTGGCCGGGCTGAACGATACCGAGGAGGAACTTGGGTGTCTACGCGCGGCGGTGAACCGCATCGGCCCCGACGTGGTCCACCTGAACACGGTGGTTCGGCCGCCGGCGGTGCTGTCCGCCCGGGCCGTACCCGCGGACCGCCTCTTCGAGATAGCGGCGGGCTTCGACCCCCCGGCCAGGGTCATTGCCGACTACGCCGGTCCCGTCACCCGCGAGAGGGCCCTGGATCTGGAGACCGAGATTACCGCGTACCTCCTGCGCCGGCCGGCGAGGGCCGCGGACCTGGCCACGATGTTCGGCCGCGACGAGCGCGAGGTGGAGGGCGCCCTCAAGGAGCTGACCTCCCGGGGTCAAGTCCTGTTGCGGAACATGGACGGGGAGGCGTACTACACCCACGTGGAGGGGGAATCTTGAGCTACGAGGTACTCCAGGGAATCATCCGGGGGCGGCGCAGCGTCCGGGCCTTCAAGCCGGACCCCGTTCCCCCCGCGGATGTGGAGAGGATGCTCGATGCGGCGCTGTGGGCCCCCTCGGGGAGCAACACCCAACCCTGGTTCTTCACCGCGGTCAGCGACCGGACCGTTATCGCCCGGGCGGCGGACCTCGTCCGGCTGGAGGTCGAGCGCGTTTCTCTGGAAGTGTCCGGTTTTGCCGGAGGCATTACTCGCTTCGCTCGTTTTGCCGAGACGGGGAAAGGCCTGGCGCGTTGGGGCACCTTCTTCGAGGGGGCGCCGCTGGTCTTCTTCGTCGCCGGGCGGAGGGAGCAGTCCTCCTGGCGGATGAGGCTGGCCGAGGTTCTCCCTGGGCACCCTGCCGCGGGGGAGGGCACGTCCTGGCTGGTCAGCTGCGCCGCGGCCGTCCAGAACCTCCTCCTCGCGGTCCACGCCCTGGGCTACGGCGCCTGCTGGATGGGCGCCCCCCTGGTGGCGCGGGTGACGCTGGAGGAACTGCTGGAGCTGCCCGAGGGGTACGAGCTTCTGGCGGTGGTTCCGGTGGGCCGTTCCGCCGAGGAGCCGTCCCCGCCGCGGCGCCGACCGACGGGGGAGACGGTCCGGCTGATGGATTGAGCGGACGCGGGGTCTTTAAATAAACAAAATATCAATAGCTTTACCCCCGGATTTTTTCTTGACGGGGAAATCCAAACGGGATAGTATCCCCTACGGCTATTCGACACCCCCCCGGTAGGGAATCAGGCCATCGAAGGAGGAGTCCATGGCGTATGTGATTACCGACGAGTGCGTGGAGTGCGGGGCCTGCGTGCCCGAGTGTCCGGAAGAGGCCATCTCCGAAGGCGAGCCCTACGTGATTGACCCCGAGCTCTGCTCCGACTGCGGCACCTGTGCCGAGGTCTGCCCCACCGAGGCGATTCTACCCGGCGAGTAGCCCGCGCCTGTATCGCCGCCGAATAGCGAGTGGAATTCAAGGGGCCCGAGAGGGTCCCTTCATAATAAGAGCTTGAAACCCGGGGGGCCCGAGAGGGTCCCTTCGTCAAAGCGCGTGAAATTCAAGGGGCCCGAAAGGGTCCCTTCGTCGTCCCCAGAGTCCCGTTTTTTCACGGGGGTGTGTGACGGGGTCCATTGACAGGCCCCCCGGTGGCGACTATTCTAGGCGCTCGGCCACTCTAGCCGGGGCGCTAGCGGTGCCCTCGCGGCTTCGGCCGTGCCAGCAATCCGCTATAGGCTGGGGCGAACGCCCGGCGAGGCGCAGGCGGACCGGTTTCCGCGGTCGGGGCTGCGGCGTTGATGGCCCGGATCCCCGCATCCGGCAAAGGGTCGAGACAAGGGGCTTAAACCCCTTGTTACCTTCGACCGTCCTCGAACCCCGTCAGGCCCGGGAGGGAGCAGCGGTAGAGGTGCGCTGGAGTGCCGGGGACGATCCGGACCGGAGCCGGAGAACCGTCGGCGGAGCCGGTGGCGCGCGTCGGACCGGCGCCGGGTGGCCGTTTTTTTTGACCCGCCCCGGGAATCAACCGCGCCTCCGAGGCGTACATCACTCTCCCGACCCGGCGGATCGGCCGGTTGGGCCGGAGGTTCTCCCCTTCGGGACAATCGGCGCGCCGCGATGCCGACTTGGAGTGGCCGGGTTCCATGACTGGGCGCGGAGCCGCACCCGCGAGCCGGTAAGTTGTCAGGGGGTGCGTTTCGTGTATTTATGGCTGATTTGTCACTTATCCGGTCCGGAAATTGACGAGCCGGCCGCCGCGCGGGTTTCAAACGCTGGAAAAAATCCCCTTTTTCTCAGGTGCGTCAATTTGATAGGGTTATTAATAGATAAATACAGTAGGTTATTCGATAAACAGTCTTGCTAATCGGTCTTTGCCGACATGTTTGCCATGTTTGCGTATTTGTGTTAGTTTTTTTGTCCCTCACGCCCCAGCTGGCTGAATAATCGACCGAAAGACGGACCATGCGGCTGCCGCTAGGCAAGGCTTTCCAACCCAACCTCCCGCCGCAGAGCCGGACACTGTTCCAGCTCCTGCGGGCCTTCACCGTGAGCGGATTCCGGGGCTACATCACGCAGCAGAAGGACGGCACGTGCTGCGCCATCCTCTGCCAGGGCGGAATCCCCGTCTCCGCGGTAGCCCGCGGCGATTCGGGGGAGACGCTCTCGGGGCCGACGGCGGCCCACCGGTTCTCCACCGGGCTGGAGTGGGACGCGTGCAAGTTCGTCGAGCTGGACCAGCGGGCCCTGAACAACGCCCGCGTCATCTCCCGGGCGGACTGCTACGCCTCCGGCCTGGCGCCCACATCCGCGGAGTTGAACCGCTTCTACAACGAGTGCAGCACCAAGGGCTTGAACGGCCTGATTCAGCTCTACGACGACGCCCGGGAGTTCTACGTCCCCATAAAGGGGGGCCGGATCGTGGAGCGGCCCTCCGGCGAGGAGTACGACAACTTCCGCGCCCGGGGCGGATACAGGGTGGACCTCTACCTCTACCAAAACGGCCAGCTGGCCGACCAACCGCTGTCGTTGGATAACTTCATCTCCCCCCTCTGGCTCCGCGACTTCCTCGTCCGTCAGCTCAACGCGAGCTTCAAGAAGTCCATCGGGCTGCTCCTCGAGGAGCTCGAGGTCGCCGAAATCGGCTTTGGGAACCTCGAACACTGGTTCAAGCGGATCGGGGAGTTCCTCGAGACGTTCGTCTGCTCTTCGAGGCAGGCGAAGGTTTTTCTCGAAAAGGTCCGGGCGCTCTTGGAGAGCACCGAGGAGTTCCAGCACATCAGCCGGACCAACCCTTAAACCCATCGCGCGGAGGTGCCATGGACATCATCCTCTACGTCATGAGCGGCCTGGGAATCCTCCTGATGGCCTTCGCCGTCGTCCAGTGCATCCGGCTGTACCGGATCGTGCCCGGCGGCAAGGCCAAGGGCGCCCTGGGCATTCTCCTCGTCCTCGTCGTCATCTTCCTCTTCGGCTACATCGCCGGCGCCGTTCTGCTGTTCAACATGGAGACGAATTTCGTCAAGGACGCAATCGTGTTCGGCATCTTCGACCTGGGCGCGGTCTTCGTCATCGTGGCGCAGGGTCTCATCCGGCGGATACTCACCTATTTCGAGGGGCGGAAGTCCTGACGCATCAGTTAAAATGGGGGCCGAAGGGCCCCTTTTTTATGACGGTACGTTCCTTTGATCCGGCCTTCGGCGACGAGCTGCAGCTGGCGGTGGGGAAAGGCCTGGAGGTCCACGTCTGGCGGCTCTCCATTACGGTTGACGAAGAGCCGCCGCACCCACTGGCCGTCCGGTTGACCGGGAGGCTCTCCGCCGACCTCGACCGGCCCGCTTGACCCGCCGGGATTTTTTGGCTATACCTGGATTGAAAAAGGGCGAAGGAGAGCCGATGCGCCGCGCCACCGCCGTTCTGGTCCTCGTTCTTTCGACGGTTTCGCTCGCCGAGGTGACCGTCCCCCGCTGGCTCGATCCCCAGGGGCGGGAGCCGTTGAGCTACTCGGCCTGGGTGGAGGCTAACCCCGGGCGCGCGCAGTCGTCGCCGGTTGAGAGCGGCCGGGAGACGGCCGCGGTTTCACTCTCGCCCACGGCGGTGGGCCGGGTCCTGGTCATCGTCGAGGACCGCCTGTGCGCCCCGCTGGACGACGCCCTCGCGACCTGGTACGACGACCTGGCCGCGGACGGGTGGACGGTGGACGAGCTGGTCTACACCGGCGGCGACGCGGCCTCGGTGCGAGCCTCCATCGCCGACGCATACGCCGGCGGCGCGACCGGTGCCGTCCTCATCGGCGCCATCCCCGTCCCCTGGTTCGAGATGGACGAGCCCGCCTGGGGCTCCTCCACCCACGAGGAGTTCCCCTGCGACCTCTACTACATGGACACCGACGGGACGTGGTCCGACGGTGACGGCGACGGCATCCTGGACTTCCACACCGGGGACATCACCCCCGAGGTGTGGGTCTCGCGCATAGACGCCCGGGAGATGACCTTCGGCCAGGAGCTGGACCTGTACCTGGCCTACTTCGCCAAGGACCACGCCTATCGGAACGGGGGGCTGGGCGTCCCCGATCGGGGGCTGGCCTACAACGACGACGACTGGTACGACTACTCCGACGGTCTCAACGCGGCCTATTCCGACGTCGCCCGTTTCACCGACCCAGCCCAGACCACGGCGGACCACCTCCTGGAGCAGTACGCCCAGGGGTTCGAGTTCGTCCACCTGATGAGCCACTCCAGCCCCTGGGGGCACACCTTCAAGATTCCTTCGGGCTACGCCGGAAGCATCTACAACTGCGAGATCGAGGCGCTCCTGCCCGAGGCGGTCTTTGTCAACCTCTTCAGCTGTTCCTGCACCCGTTTCGTGGAGTTCGACTGCATCGGGAGCTGGTACATCTTCCACGCGGGGCCGGGGCTGGTCGCGCTGGGCTCGGCCAAGACCGGCTCCATGCTCGAACACTACGGTTTCTACGCGCGGCTGGGCGCCGGGGACTCCATCGGGGAGGGTTTCCTCGCCTGGGCCCAGGCGAACATCTACCCCGGGATGAGCGCCGATTACAAGTACTGGTACTACGGGCTGAACATCCTGGGCGACGGC
Coding sequences:
- a CDS encoding radical SAM protein, giving the protein MYVFGPVPSRRLGVSLGLDVTPRKTCSLNCVYCQLGPTDRPTVERRSFFDPEAFFAELEERAPGLPPIDYATFSGSGEPTLNADLGRLIEGARRILKAPVAVITNGTLTPDPAVRADLVRADLLLPSLDAASRAVFERVNRPAPGLDIEVIIAGLAALREEYGGGIHLEILLVAGLNDTEEELGCLRAAVNRIGPDVVHLNTVVRPPAVLSARAVPADRLFEIAAGFDPPARVIADYAGPVTRERALDLETEITAYLLRRPARAADLATMFGRDEREVEGALKELTSRGQVLLRNMDGEAYYTHVEGES
- a CDS encoding 4Fe-4S binding protein translates to MAYVITDECVECGACVPECPEEAISEGEPYVIDPELCSDCGTCAEVCPTEAILPGE
- a CDS encoding C25 family cysteine peptidase, with the translated sequence MRRATAVLVLVLSTVSLAEVTVPRWLDPQGREPLSYSAWVEANPGRAQSSPVESGRETAAVSLSPTAVGRVLVIVEDRLCAPLDDALATWYDDLAADGWTVDELVYTGGDAASVRASIADAYAGGATGAVLIGAIPVPWFEMDEPAWGSSTHEEFPCDLYYMDTDGTWSDGDGDGILDFHTGDITPEVWVSRIDAREMTFGQELDLYLAYFAKDHAYRNGGLGVPDRGLAYNDDDWYDYSDGLNAAYSDVARFTDPAQTTADHLLEQYAQGFEFVHLMSHSSPWGHTFKIPSGYAGSIYNCEIEALLPEAVFVNLFSCSCTRFVEFDCIGSWYIFHAGPGLVALGSAKTGSMLEHYGFYARLGAGDSIGEGFLAWAQANIYPGMSADYKYWYYGLNILGDG
- a CDS encoding nitroreductase family protein: MSYEVLQGIIRGRRSVRAFKPDPVPPADVERMLDAALWAPSGSNTQPWFFTAVSDRTVIARAADLVRLEVERVSLEVSGFAGGITRFARFAETGKGLARWGTFFEGAPLVFFVAGRREQSSWRMRLAEVLPGHPAAGEGTSWLVSCAAAVQNLLLAVHALGYGACWMGAPLVARVTLEELLELPEGYELLAVVPVGRSAEEPSPPRRRPTGETVRLMD